A region of the Pseudarthrobacter sp. MM222 genome:
GTCCAGGCCTTAACCAGCATTTACGGATGCGGCCCGCTCCCTCGTAGCGGGCCGCCCTTACGCGCTGTCCTACTCCCCGTCCCGCCCGGATGGCCGGTTGCGTCGGCGTCGGATGCTTCGCACGATCACCCAGGCCACAACGGCGGCCACGGCGGCGGAAACGGCATAGTTTAGGAAGCGCGCGTACTCATCGATCAGCCGGTACTGCGGGCCCAGCAGGGCTCCGAGCCCGATCAACAAGCCGTTCCAGAGTCCGCTTCCCGCGACGGTGAAAACGCTAAACGTGCCTAGGTGCATTCGCTGGGCTCCGGCGGGCAGCGAAATGAGGCTCCGCACGCCCGGGAGCAGGCGGCCGAAGAAGACCGCGGACCGGCCATGCTTCCTGAACCATGCGGCCGCGTTCTCGAAATCCTCCCGGTCGACGAAGGGCATCCTGGCGAGCCAACGGATCGAGCGCTCCAGCCCCAGCCGGGCGCCGAGCCAATAGAGCACCAGCGCGCCGGCGTAGGCACCCAAGGTACTGGTGAAATGGACCAGCACGAGGTTCATTGATCCCAGCCGGGCGAGAAAACCCGCCAGCGGCA
Encoded here:
- a CDS encoding DedA family protein; its protein translation is MAAAVGAASPVDDLTGIVGFAARAVDSLGEWGVGLFTLAETVFPPIPSEVILPLAGFLARLGSMNLVLVHFTSTLGAYAGALVLYWLGARLGLERSIRWLARMPFVDREDFENAAAWFRKHGRSAVFFGRLLPGVRSLISLPAGAQRMHLGTFSVFTVAGSGLWNGLLIGLGALLGPQYRLIDEYARFLNYAVSAAVAAVVAWVIVRSIRRRRNRPSGRDGE